The Chitinophagales bacterium genomic interval TGGTAAAGTGTTTTGAATCCCCCACCGATACACCAGTCAGAAAAGCACCAAAGATTGCATGAATACCCACCCATTCCGTGAATATCGCTCCAAGCAAACAGATGATAATTGCCAATGCCAGTGCCGCGCCCGGACCTTTAAATTGCACTGCCGTGAATTCAAAAAGCTTGTCAATAACCTGTCGCCCAATAGTCAGCAGAAGCGATGCAAAAATCAATACCAGCGTTACTGTTTGCCAGATATCAAGACTTTCATGGTGTAAGTCCCCTAAACTTATAACCACTGAAAACAACATCCAACCAGCAAAATCATTAATCATAGCTGCCGTAAGCAGTAAACTGCCAAATCTGCTTCTTCCCAAATCAAGATCAAAGAGAATTTTAGCAAGCACGGATAATGCGGTAATTGATAATGCAGTGCCCATGAACATGGCAGCGATTAACTTGTTCATTTGACCACCAACGGCAAAATGATCATAGAATAACCAGGTGCCGGAAAATCCTGCGGCAAACGGAAATAAGATACTCGACAGGCTGATCTTTGCTGCTGCCTTGCCTCGTTTCATTACATCGCTCAGATGCACTTCCATACCTGCCACGAACAGGAACAGGACGATGGCTATTTTTGACAAGCCGTCAAATCCAAGTTGCGC includes:
- a CDS encoding cation:proton antiporter produces the protein MASNSAHDFLSFLVIITVILLLGRGLGELCRKWKQPAVMGELIAGLLIGPTVLGNLFPSFFQQLFFSSTNAQLGFDGLSKIAIVLFLFVAGMEVHLSDVMKRGKAAAKISLSSILFPFAAGFSGTWLFYDHFAVGGQMNKLIAAMFMGTALSITALSVLAKILFDLDLGRSRFGSLLLTAAMINDFAGWMLFSVVISLGDLHHESLDIWQTVTLVLIFASLLLTIGRQVIDKLFEFTAVQFKGPGAALALAIIICLLGAIFTEWVGIHAIFGAFLTGVSVGDSKHFTKRAKDMLHEFVSNLLAPLFFVSIGLRVNFFKDFDLFICLFILTIAFIGKIAGGFAGARLSGFRSNKALAVGFAMNARGSMEIVLGMLAMQAGIINEKIFVGLVVMTFITILIAGPAINYFLKRHDRIYAPAV